A stretch of the Photobacterium toruni genome encodes the following:
- a CDS encoding alpha/beta family hydrolase, with protein MSLKKSEYLIDGPDTDDAVATFLFAHGAGAGMGHVFMTTVAQGLAAHNIQVVRFNFPYMIKRAEDGKKRPPDRQPKLLLDFQIHIEQFDNGKLVIGGKSMGGRMASLMVTDIAADTPMVNNCASKVCGVACLGFPFHPPAKPENYRGDHLATITVPTLILQGERDTFGVRSEVEQWPFSTQVYYQFLADGDHGFKPRKASGHTEAENITIAIEALAQFIKDCVGIKGAC; from the coding sequence ATGTCATTGAAGAAGTCTGAATATTTGATTGATGGTCCTGATACTGACGATGCAGTAGCAACGTTTTTATTTGCTCATGGTGCTGGTGCGGGGATGGGTCATGTGTTCATGACCACTGTTGCGCAGGGGTTAGCGGCGCATAATATTCAAGTCGTGCGGTTTAATTTCCCGTATATGATCAAGCGTGCGGAAGACGGTAAAAAGCGTCCGCCAGATCGTCAACCTAAATTATTACTTGATTTTCAAATCCATATTGAACAGTTTGATAATGGCAAGTTAGTCATTGGTGGTAAATCAATGGGAGGACGTATGGCGAGTTTAATGGTAACGGATATTGCTGCTGATACGCCAATGGTAAATAATTGTGCCTCAAAAGTGTGTGGTGTTGCTTGTCTTGGGTTTCCTTTTCATCCGCCAGCCAAGCCAGAAAATTATCGCGGCGATCATCTTGCAACAATAACTGTTCCAACCTTGATTTTACAAGGTGAACGCGACACCTTTGGCGTGCGTAGTGAAGTGGAGCAGTGGCCTTTTTCAACGCAAGTGTATTATCAATTTTTAGCTGATGGTGATCACGGTTTTAAACCGCGTAAGGCATCAGGTCATACTGAAGCTGAAAATATTACCATCGCTATCGAGGCATTGGCACAATTTATTAAAGACTGTGTCGGTATAAAAGGAGCGTGTTAA
- a CDS encoding DUF423 domain-containing protein, translating to MAIELTAKQRQQSRLMLMFAACSGVIMVALGAFAAHGLSHRLAPYLLDVFKVGVQYQAWHTLALLACGILSRFLPSKALSYAALFFGLGIICFSGSLYALALTGIKWFAPITPMGGICFIIGWVMLAIAAWRSA from the coding sequence ATGGCTATTGAATTAACCGCTAAACAACGTCAACAATCGCGATTAATGCTGATGTTTGCTGCTTGTAGTGGCGTGATAATGGTCGCTTTAGGTGCATTTGCCGCTCATGGTTTAAGCCATCGCTTAGCACCTTATTTATTAGATGTGTTTAAAGTTGGGGTTCAATATCAGGCATGGCATACATTAGCTTTATTAGCTTGTGGAATATTGTCACGCTTTTTGCCATCAAAAGCGTTATCATACGCGGCGCTGTTTTTTGGCCTTGGTATAATCTGTTTTAGTGGCAGTTTATATGCATTGGCTTTAACCGGCATTAAATGGTTTGCTCCTATCACTCCGATGGGCGGAATATGTTTTATTATTGGCTGGGTGATGCTTGCAATAGCCGCCTGGCGTTCAGCTTGA
- the rlmM gene encoding 23S rRNA (cytidine(2498)-2'-O)-methyltransferase RlmM — protein MNQVLLYCRPGFEKECAGEVQDKANTLELFGFPRVKNNSGYVLFEFYQAGDADKFIKLQSFSQLIFARQMVATSTMLKDLPADDRISPILEAIGENFPICGDLRVETPDTNEAKELLKFCRKFTVPLRQAMRKRNILYVKDNHKKPVLHVCFIAPGCCFVGYSYPQNNSQFFMGIPRLKFPADAPSRSTLKLEEAFHVFIPREEWDERLAPGMWSVDLGACPGGWTYQLVKRSMFVHAIDNGTMAQSLMDTGQVKYHAVDGFKYEPARKNITWIVCDMIEKPARVAHLIGEWLIKAWAKEAIFNLKLPMKGRYDEVLQDIENLKVLLIKNGVKFKLQAKHLYHDREEITVHIQRLDNRSAY, from the coding sequence GTGAATCAAGTTTTATTGTACTGTCGTCCTGGCTTTGAAAAAGAATGTGCCGGAGAGGTTCAAGACAAAGCAAATACGCTGGAATTGTTTGGTTTCCCTCGGGTGAAAAACAATTCAGGCTATGTGTTATTTGAATTTTATCAAGCAGGTGATGCTGATAAATTCATTAAATTACAGTCATTTTCACAGTTGATTTTTGCACGTCAAATGGTAGCAACGTCAACAATGCTTAAAGATTTACCTGCAGATGATCGTATCTCACCTATCTTAGAAGCAATTGGTGAAAACTTTCCTATCTGTGGTGATCTACGCGTTGAAACGCCTGATACTAATGAAGCGAAAGAGCTATTAAAGTTCTGTCGTAAGTTTACAGTGCCATTACGTCAAGCCATGCGTAAACGTAATATTTTATATGTTAAAGATAACCATAAAAAGCCAGTATTACACGTGTGCTTTATTGCTCCTGGTTGTTGCTTTGTTGGTTATTCCTACCCGCAAAATAACTCACAGTTCTTTATGGGTATTCCACGTCTTAAATTCCCTGCTGATGCGCCAAGTCGTTCAACATTGAAATTAGAAGAAGCATTTCACGTATTTATTCCTCGTGAAGAGTGGGATGAGCGTTTAGCCCCTGGTATGTGGAGTGTGGATTTAGGTGCTTGTCCAGGTGGCTGGACGTACCAATTAGTGAAACGTTCAATGTTCGTTCACGCGATTGATAACGGTACAATGGCGCAAAGCTTAATGGATACCGGTCAAGTTAAATACCATGCGGTTGATGGCTTTAAATATGAGCCTGCACGTAAGAATATTACGTGGATTGTGTGTGACATGATTGAAAAACCTGCTCGAGTGGCACACCTTATTGGTGAGTGGTTAATTAAAGCATGGGCAAAAGAAGCTATTTTTAACCTTAAACTGCCGATGAAAGGCCGTTATGATGAAGTACTGCAAGATATTGAAAATCTAAAAGTATTGCTGATTAAAAATGGTGTCAAGTTTAAGCTTCAAGCAAAACATCTATACCATGATCGTGAAGAAATTACGGTGCATATTCAACGTTTAGATAATCGTTCTGCGTATTAA
- the xni gene encoding flap endonuclease Xni produces the protein MAIHLVIIDALNLIRRVHAAQPGQPDVDNTARVCCQALQKIINSTKPSHIVAVFDHNSDDRGWRAELLPHYKEGRKPMPPELVAGMDSIQDAFMAIGIDSLLSDGDEADDLVATLALKVASRNEQVTIVSTDKGYCQLLQPTLRIRDYFQQRWLDSLFIEKEYGVKPQLLTDYWGLAGISSSKIPGVAGIGPKAAVELLSLYPNLDAILTATDLAPKWQKKIVGNEETARASKAVASLKTDLELGFNLQDIRYHEAN, from the coding sequence ATGGCTATCCACCTTGTTATTATTGATGCATTAAATCTTATTCGTCGCGTCCATGCAGCGCAACCGGGGCAACCCGATGTCGATAACACCGCCAGAGTATGTTGTCAGGCATTACAAAAAATCATTAATAGCACCAAGCCAAGCCATATTGTTGCGGTGTTTGACCATAATAGCGATGATCGTGGTTGGCGAGCAGAACTTCTACCACATTATAAAGAAGGACGTAAACCCATGCCGCCTGAACTGGTAGCGGGTATGGATAGTATTCAAGATGCGTTTATGGCAATTGGTATTGACTCATTATTATCTGATGGTGACGAAGCAGATGATTTAGTTGCAACTTTAGCCTTAAAAGTCGCCTCTCGTAATGAGCAAGTCACTATTGTTTCAACCGATAAAGGTTATTGTCAGTTACTGCAGCCTACATTACGTATTCGTGATTACTTCCAACAACGCTGGCTTGATAGTCTATTTATTGAAAAAGAATATGGCGTAAAACCACAGCTATTAACTGACTACTGGGGACTCGCAGGAATTAGCTCCAGTAAAATTCCAGGCGTTGCTGGTATTGGTCCTAAAGCGGCAGTCGAATTATTAAGCCTTTACCCTAATCTTGACGCAATTCTCACTGCCACTGATCTTGCACCTAAATGGCAAAAGAAAATTGTCGGCAATGAAGAGACCGCTCGTGCATCAAAAGCAGTGGCGAGCTTAAAAACTGATTTAGAACTTGGTTTTAATTTACAAGATATTCGTTATCACGAAGCGAATTAA
- the ppnN gene encoding nucleotide 5'-monophosphate nucleosidase PpnN: MITHISPIGAMNLLSQIEADSLKATASSDLYRLYRNCSLAVLNSGSHTDNSKELLEKHLDFAINLLRRERGIKIELVNPPEHAFVDGRIIRGIQEHMFSVLRDIIYVDMHIARRNDIDLASAPHITDFVFSLLRNARTLHAGEDPNIVVCWGGHSINAIEYQYTREVGNELGLRELNVCTGCGPGAMEGPMKGAAIGHAKQRYSGSRFIGLTEPSIIAAEPPNPIVNELVILPDIEKRLEAFVRVGHGIIIFPGGAGTAEELLYILGILMHPDNAEQPLPLILTGPKESEAYFRTLDDFIRDTLGEAATQHYQIIIGDPAEVAQVMKASMARVKEHRLATGDAYCFNWSLTIPEDFQMPFAPTHKAMASLDLHMDQPIEKLAANLRRAFSGIVAGNVKEEGIHEIEQYGRFKIDGDKVLMQRMDKLLKNFVEQQRMKLPGSKYEPCYEIVNSHNQIK; this comes from the coding sequence ATGATAACGCATATCAGTCCTATCGGCGCCATGAACCTATTATCACAAATAGAAGCCGACAGCTTAAAAGCAACCGCATCGAGTGATCTCTATCGCCTCTATCGTAACTGCTCACTGGCGGTTTTAAATTCTGGCAGCCATACTGATAACTCCAAAGAATTACTTGAAAAACACCTCGATTTTGCAATTAACTTACTCCGTCGTGAACGTGGTATTAAAATCGAACTGGTTAATCCACCAGAACATGCTTTTGTTGATGGCCGTATTATTCGTGGCATTCAAGAACACATGTTTTCAGTGTTACGCGATATTATTTATGTCGATATGCATATTGCTCGTCGTAATGATATTGATCTTGCTAGTGCGCCCCATATTACTGATTTTGTATTTAGCTTATTACGTAATGCTCGCACCCTACACGCAGGGGAAGATCCTAATATTGTTGTCTGTTGGGGCGGCCACTCAATAAATGCAATCGAATACCAATACACTCGTGAAGTGGGCAATGAATTAGGCTTGCGTGAACTCAATGTTTGTACTGGTTGTGGACCTGGCGCAATGGAAGGGCCAATGAAAGGTGCTGCCATTGGTCATGCCAAACAACGTTACTCTGGCAGCCGTTTTATTGGGTTAACTGAACCGTCAATTATTGCCGCAGAGCCACCAAACCCAATCGTTAATGAATTGGTTATTTTACCTGATATCGAAAAACGCCTAGAAGCCTTTGTGCGAGTGGGTCATGGAATCATTATTTTCCCTGGCGGAGCCGGTACGGCAGAAGAACTACTGTATATCTTAGGGATCTTAATGCATCCCGATAACGCAGAGCAACCGCTACCATTAATCCTCACCGGACCTAAAGAAAGTGAAGCCTATTTCCGTACTCTGGATGACTTTATTCGTGACACATTAGGTGAGGCCGCAACGCAGCATTATCAAATTATTATTGGTGATCCTGCAGAAGTTGCACAAGTAATGAAAGCATCAATGGCGCGAGTAAAAGAACATCGTTTAGCTACTGGGGATGCTTATTGCTTTAACTGGTCACTGACGATCCCTGAAGATTTCCAAATGCCCTTTGCTCCAACGCATAAAGCCATGGCGAGTTTAGATTTACACATGGATCAACCAATAGAAAAACTAGCCGCTAATTTACGGCGAGCATTTTCAGGTATCGTCGCGGGTAATGTCAAAGAAGAAGGTATTCATGAAATAGAGCAATATGGTCGCTTTAAGATCGATGGTGATAAAGTACTGATGCAACGCATGGATAAGCTATTGAAAAATTTTGTCGAGCAACAACGAATGAAATTACCTGGCAGTAAATATGAGCCATGTTATGAAATCGTTAACAGCCATAATCAAATAAAATAA
- a CDS encoding GGDEF domain-containing protein — protein sequence MTDISAIVAEVSILKQQLDKSQLSYRDSNLKSRREIVILKRLITRLTIACRGIDNDLDSILQSITHDLEQPLDISRLIPRLAMVERLVIQQADVILHQNQYLQQQINQHSHSLSHFQDLPASLQQDLHHLFNQQPTTLLDNHHRIVHLLELYGRGIKLMATRNNITAQLNDEHKKNFEIELVAELQLIITEIDFTNEQGQQLFTIRNQLAQGVDQQTLLALLLQVLRLIVSGTNAERHASQRFLNTLNSDLASLHNNTTKTVNSFTVLHQHRCDFNNNISTIAAKINREIDLKKATETVSSSWLNIAHELHQLAQRNHQLEQREQALIEQLNHNDNKVLHLQEQTYSYRQRLSQQEQNIFRDKLTLTYNRSAFNDRIEHEYQRWLRYQNPLLLVLIDIDNFTHLNENYGHHAGDKALKIIAQTISQQLNPTDFIARFNEDAFILLMTDINQQQCHQAMDNIRTAIMQLPLHFKGESVSMSVSICSSFFKTKDTPNNVIQRIETALRHSQGQSCNTIIHQD from the coding sequence ATGACAGATATTAGTGCCATTGTTGCCGAAGTCAGTATTCTAAAGCAGCAATTAGACAAGTCTCAACTTTCTTACCGTGATTCTAATCTTAAATCGCGGCGTGAAATTGTAATATTAAAACGTCTGATCACTCGATTAACCATTGCTTGTCGAGGTATCGATAACGATCTTGATAGCATATTACAATCGATAACTCATGATCTTGAACAACCATTAGATATCAGTCGACTCATTCCTCGTTTAGCGATGGTTGAACGTCTGGTTATTCAACAAGCGGATGTGATCCTGCATCAAAATCAGTACTTACAACAGCAAATTAACCAACATAGTCATAGTCTCTCTCATTTTCAAGATTTGCCCGCATCCTTACAACAAGATTTACACCACCTTTTCAACCAACAACCAACAACATTATTAGATAATCATCATCGTATCGTTCACTTACTTGAACTTTATGGGCGCGGTATCAAATTAATGGCGACCCGTAACAATATAACAGCGCAATTAAATGATGAGCATAAAAAAAATTTTGAAATAGAATTGGTCGCGGAATTACAGCTCATTATCACTGAGATAGACTTTACTAATGAACAAGGTCAACAACTGTTTACCATTCGAAATCAATTAGCACAGGGTGTCGATCAACAAACCTTACTGGCATTATTATTACAAGTTTTACGGCTAATTGTGTCAGGCACCAATGCTGAACGTCATGCCTCACAACGGTTTCTAAATACATTAAATAGTGATTTAGCCTCACTACACAACAATACAACAAAGACAGTTAATTCTTTTACTGTTTTACACCAACATCGATGTGACTTTAACAACAACATTTCAACTATTGCTGCCAAGATTAATCGAGAAATTGACCTAAAAAAAGCAACAGAAACAGTCTCGTCATCATGGTTAAATATTGCCCATGAATTACACCAGTTAGCACAACGTAATCATCAATTAGAACAACGAGAACAAGCATTAATTGAACAGTTAAATCACAATGATAATAAAGTACTACATTTACAAGAACAAACTTATAGTTATCGCCAACGTTTAAGCCAACAAGAGCAAAATATTTTTCGCGATAAACTAACCTTAACCTATAATCGTAGTGCATTTAATGACCGAATTGAGCATGAATATCAACGTTGGCTTCGCTACCAAAATCCATTACTTCTTGTACTGATTGATATCGATAATTTTACTCATCTTAATGAAAACTATGGTCATCATGCTGGCGACAAAGCCTTAAAAATTATAGCCCAAACGATTAGTCAACAGCTGAATCCAACTGACTTTATTGCGCGTTTTAACGAAGATGCTTTCATATTACTAATGACAGATATTAATCAGCAACAATGCCATCAAGCAATGGATAATATTCGCACTGCAATCATGCAATTACCATTACACTTTAAAGGGGAAAGTGTTTCAATGTCAGTGTCGATATGTAGCTCTTTCTTTAAGACAAAAGACACACCGAACAATGTAATACAACGCATTGAAACAGCATTACGCCACAGTCAAGGTCAGAGCTGTAATACAATTATTCATCAAGATTAA
- a CDS encoding tetratricopeptide repeat protein: MNFRGLFLSGLVLLTISFDLQAKLYSSPTLIEAHSLLVNQPERTLTITQNYLEQRRLSQPQDPSRIHLNGEADHSTRTPLNTINALQLQAQALSLLQHPEQAISIIKKAEKIAFTNNLMFSVFESRILLAKFYWVNLNNSATALKMLNTLSAEMKHSQPIALAKQLQELKYQSLMLRALIESNIGKDDAAEKLFIKAKSYLVVFDDNDETINYQLTLGQHYLRHHHYDMALDRLLSGYWLAVENDDQPQIARANYELAQLFEERNVFDKALEHATQAGEFFERYKRTQQLAKTLTLIASIYEQQGRYNLALVHYFNALDQENQLKHDVRSASLRLNIARVYLHLYNYAKAEQYIVQARNLALQGGNENIVAESQILQGQLEQEKGKLDDAITSLQAGLISASRIGATNLQLMGESILSKAFEKQNDYYNALLSQRRYEQLYAGKQKSATKSNTEVFKQQQKMMERSLKLEEMEREQFINKNALYKQQQISLALVGGLVILLLLLWRRQHINKQIKQQLTKLTTDYYTHPRSGLRNLRMLNARLANSLQQSSANFEQWHLGEIINEPLSDRLRFALCEVSFLKNIYLEKGYQQGLAAEKEFGDYLQQQVLEPARIYHFSDAMFLYIEPNARLSCDPKQLADSIQQLIDNYTLPLGIESSLQIGMAEYPFLPRSYTAINDQELIDILLMTVDAGIGLNNKQPGNHWVHLSAIDAAPAASFVSNNIRRSCIEGIAKGLVKVRSSTKHEINWNYDHNLNKDIN; the protein is encoded by the coding sequence CTAACAATTTCATTTGATCTACAAGCAAAACTTTATAGCTCACCAACCCTCATTGAAGCCCATAGTTTATTGGTTAATCAGCCAGAGCGAACGCTCACTATTACTCAAAACTATTTGGAACAACGACGTCTAAGCCAACCTCAAGATCCATCACGCATTCATCTTAACGGTGAGGCTGATCATTCAACACGAACACCACTTAATACCATTAATGCTCTACAGCTCCAAGCTCAGGCTTTGTCACTATTACAACACCCAGAACAAGCCATTAGTATTATAAAAAAAGCAGAAAAAATCGCGTTTACTAATAATCTTATGTTTAGTGTCTTTGAAAGCCGTATTTTACTTGCTAAATTTTACTGGGTTAACCTAAATAATAGTGCAACAGCCCTAAAAATGCTCAATACTCTTAGCGCTGAGATGAAACATTCGCAACCCATAGCTCTAGCCAAACAACTTCAAGAATTAAAATATCAATCACTGATGCTGCGTGCTCTGATTGAATCCAATATTGGTAAAGATGATGCGGCAGAAAAACTATTTATCAAGGCCAAAAGTTACTTAGTTGTATTTGACGATAACGATGAGACGATTAACTATCAACTCACCTTAGGTCAGCATTATTTACGTCATCATCACTATGATATGGCTCTTGATCGTTTATTAAGTGGTTATTGGTTAGCGGTTGAAAATGACGATCAACCCCAAATTGCTCGCGCTAACTATGAACTGGCGCAGCTATTTGAGGAACGCAACGTCTTTGATAAAGCATTAGAACATGCAACTCAAGCTGGCGAGTTTTTTGAGCGTTATAAACGTACTCAACAATTAGCAAAAACATTAACCTTAATTGCTTCTATCTATGAGCAACAAGGGCGCTATAACCTCGCATTAGTGCATTACTTTAATGCACTAGACCAAGAAAATCAGCTTAAACACGATGTCCGTTCCGCAAGTTTACGCTTAAATATTGCACGGGTATATTTGCATTTATATAACTACGCCAAAGCAGAGCAATACATTGTTCAAGCTCGTAATCTTGCCCTTCAAGGTGGTAATGAAAATATTGTCGCAGAAAGCCAAATTCTACAAGGACAATTAGAGCAAGAAAAAGGAAAGTTAGATGATGCCATTACCTCATTACAAGCGGGATTAATCTCAGCAAGCCGCATTGGCGCAACAAACTTACAATTAATGGGTGAGTCAATATTATCGAAGGCGTTTGAAAAACAGAATGATTATTACAACGCTTTACTCAGTCAACGTCGCTATGAACAGCTATATGCAGGCAAACAAAAAAGTGCGACCAAAAGCAATACTGAGGTATTTAAGCAACAACAAAAAATGATGGAGCGTTCACTTAAACTTGAAGAAATGGAACGTGAGCAATTCATCAATAAAAATGCACTGTATAAACAACAACAAATATCTTTAGCCCTTGTTGGGGGGTTAGTGATTTTATTATTGCTATTATGGCGTCGACAACACATCAATAAACAAATAAAACAACAGCTTACTAAATTAACTACTGATTACTATACCCACCCACGCAGTGGCTTACGCAATCTACGGATGCTTAATGCTCGCTTAGCAAATTCTCTCCAACAAAGCAGCGCTAACTTTGAACAATGGCACCTTGGTGAAATAATTAATGAACCGTTAAGTGATCGATTACGATTTGCCTTATGTGAAGTGTCATTTTTAAAAAATATTTATTTAGAAAAAGGTTATCAACAAGGGCTAGCAGCAGAAAAAGAATTTGGTGATTATTTACAACAGCAAGTATTAGAACCTGCACGTATTTATCATTTTTCCGATGCGATGTTTTTATATATTGAGCCTAATGCACGTTTAAGCTGTGATCCAAAACAACTTGCAGACTCAATCCAGCAATTAATTGATAATTATACCTTGCCATTAGGTATCGAAAGTTCATTACAAATAGGTATGGCAGAATACCCCTTTTTGCCACGCTCATATACAGCGATCAATGATCAGGAATTAATTGATATTTTATTAATGACTGTTGATGCAGGTATTGGCCTCAATAACAAACAACCAGGCAATCACTGGGTGCACTTATCCGCAATAGATGCAGCTCCTGCGGCCAGTTTTGTGAGCAATAATATTCGCCGTTCTTGTATTGAAGGAATAGCAAAAGGATTAGTAAAAGTTCGTAGTTCAACGAAACATGAAATAAATTGGAACTATGATCACAACCTTAACAAAGATATCAATTAA